A genomic segment from Saimiri boliviensis isolate mSaiBol1 chromosome 14, mSaiBol1.pri, whole genome shotgun sequence encodes:
- the PDCD5 gene encoding programmed cell death protein 5, translating into MAEEELEALRRQRLAELQAKHGDPGDAAQQEAKHREAEMRNSILAQVLDQSARARLSNLALVKPEKTKAVENYLIQMARYGQISEKVSEQGLIEILKKVSQQTEKTTTVKFNRRKVMDSDEDDDY; encoded by the exons ATGGCGGAAGAGGAGCTGGAGGcgctgaggaggcagaggctggccgAGCTGCAGGCCAAGCACGGG gatCCTGGCGATGCGGCACAACAGGAAGCAAAGCACAG GGAAGCAGAAATGAGAAACAGTATCTTAGCCCAAGTACTGGATCAGTCAGCCCGGGCCAGGT taagtAACTTGGCACTTGTAAAGCCTGAAAAAACTAAAGCAGTAGAGAATTACCTTATACAGATGGCAAGATATGGACAAATAAGTGAGAAG GTATCAGAACAAGGTTTAATAGAAATCCTTAAAAAAGTAAGCCAGCAAACAGAAAAGACAACAACAGTGAAA TTCAACAGAAGAAAGGTAATGGACTCTGATGAAGATGACGATTATTGA